A part of Vulpes vulpes isolate BD-2025 chromosome 15, VulVul3, whole genome shotgun sequence genomic DNA contains:
- the ZNF22 gene encoding zinc finger protein 22, giving the protein MRLGKPKGSISRSSSQGKACENPRKTGRQRQKWGMTVRFDSSLSRLRRSLDEKPYKCTECEKSFSQSSTLFQHQKIHTGKKSHKCADCGKSFFQSSNLIQHRRIHTGEKPYKCDECGERFKQSSNLIQHQRIHTGEKPYQCDECGRCFSQSSHLIQHQRTHTGEKPYQCSECGKCFSQSSHLRQHTKVHKEEKPRKTRGKNIRSKTHLVSSWKAGTGRKSVAGLR; this is encoded by the coding sequence ATGCGGTTAGGAAAACCAAAGGGAAGTATTTCTCGGAGCTCGAGCCAAGGAAAAGCCTGTGAGAACCCACGCAAAACAGGCAGGCAGCGGCAAAAATGGGGAATGACTGTTCGATTTGACTCAAGCTTGAGTAGACTGCGAAGAAGCTTGGATgagaaaccttataaatgtaCTGAATGTGAAAAGAGTTTTAGTCAGAGCTCAACCCTTTTTCAACACCAGAAGATTCACACTGGAAAGAAATCCCATAAATGTGCCGATTGCGGAAAAAGTTTCTTTCAGAGCTCTAACCTCATTCAGCATCGGCGGATCCATACCGGGGAAAAACCCTATAAATGTGATGAGTGTGGAGAAAGGTTTAAACAGAGCTCAAATCTCATTCAGcaccagagaattcatactggagaaaaacccTATCAGTGTGATGAGTGTGGCCGATGTTTCAGCCAGAGTTCCCACCTTATTCAACATCAGAGAACCCACACAGGGGAGAAGCCCTACCAATGCAGTGAATGTGGCAAATGCTTCAGCCAGAGCTCTCATCTTAGGCAGCACACGAAGGTGCACAAAGAAGAGAAACCTCGTAAAACCCGAGGCAAAAATATTAGGTCAAAAACTCACTTAGTGTCATCCTGGAAAGCTGGTACAGGTAGGAAGTCAGTGGCTGGTCTCCGCTAA
- the LOC112913453 gene encoding uncharacterized protein: MLRTLSGYSVILYVKIVLSIRRSKVHTVPITDRALLVNFSQYLQDTEYLFQGGICQRAQLRGSHSFQRRERRRPRPGLSLTRRLGRRRRPGGRAPPSGQHAHPDWTCSLLRTTGRTTGPLPHREAGGADESASGALPTARATQAPLQSIQSCKAPGGRRPRVSGQRSGAPRRPPPAQASAGLAPPAGPARAPRPPPRARPAPGLPGGSRGGAPGPRRPSGLHHRAARPGPLTAPRAAAAAAAAAALARSLARWAPLAPPEVRAAPSVGAGGRSRNVAGATLYGAGPAGKEGPRVSPCFVPPPAAPRHLEGCGTPGLWPRPFGCELASLRAAHRSPISRGLERRQQPARRQASSLLPVSSA; the protein is encoded by the exons ATGCTGAGGACTTTATCTGGATATTCAGTAATTCTCTATGTTAAAATTGTGTTAAGTATCAGAAGGAGCAAAGTGCACACGGTACCGATCACCGACAGAGCATTACTCGTCAACTTCAGTCAGTATTTGCAGGATACTGAATACCTATTTCAAGGAGGCATCTGTCAG AGGGCACAACTGAGGGGCAGCCACAGCTTTCAACGCCGAGAGCGGCGCCGGCCGCGGCCGGGGCTCAGCCTCACCCGGCGGCTCGGGCGTCGCCGCAGACCCGGGGGACGAGCGCCGCCGTCGGGCCAACACGCACACCCGGACTGGACCTGCTCTCTGCTACGTACCACTGGGAGGACAACAGGGCCGCTACCTCATCGGGAGGCCGGAGGTGCAGATGAGTCCGCATCCGGCGCTCTCCCCACAGCCCGTGCCACCCAAGCACCGCTTCAAAGTATTCAGTCCTGCAAAGCGCCGGGCGGCCGCCGGCCTAGGGTCAGCGGCCAGAGGAGCGGGGCCCCGCGCAGGCCTCCGCCCGCCCAGGCCTCCGCCGGCCTGGCCCCGCCGGCCgggcccgcccgcgccccccgccccccgccccgcgcccgccccgcgcccggcctTCCCGGCGGCTCCCGGGGAGGGGCTCCGGGTCCGCGGCGCCCGAGCGGCCTCCACCACCGCGCCGCGCGCCCCGGCCCACTCACCGCgccgcgggccgccgccgccgccgccgccgccgccgccctggctcgctcgctcgctcgctggGCGCCCCTCGCGCCGCCGGAAGTGCGGGCCGCGCCGTCTGTCGGCGCCGGCGGCCGCTCTAGGAACGTGGCGGGGGCGACCCTCTATGGTGCGGGGCCCGCCGGAAAGGAGGGACCCAGAGTTTCTCCTTGCTTTGttcccccgcccgccgcccccaggCATCTCGAGGGCTGCGGGACGCCGGGCCTGTGGCCGCGTCCCTTCGGGTGCGAACTGGCCTCCCTCCGGGCGGCTCACCGCAGCCCCATCAGTCGGGGCCTGGAGAGGCGGCAGCAGCCGGCCCGCCGCCAGGCCTCATCCCTCCTCCCAGTGTCGAGCGCTTGA